AGGGATCCTGAGCAATATGGGAAACATAGATAGGCTCAATGCCAAGTTTCCCATGGCCAATGCTGTGGGTAAAGCTGGCTTCAGTGCAGGGATCCCCCAGAAGACTGTCAGAGGAGTGGTTCATGAGAAGGTTCGGCTCAGAGTGGCACGctggggtctttgcagataacACAGTCGCTTTGTCGGTGGAGGAGGCTGCAGCTGCTGTAGTTGCGGCTGCCAGGGCCGATATAGGATGCCCATCCGAAGAAAATGGTTCTGAAGTGGACCCTAGTCCTTCAGTGCCAGGCTGTACATCTAAAGATCTGAAAGAAAGCGAATGCGACATAAAGTTGTCAAAAGCGGTGTTAAGTCCGCTGACCTTTCTCGTCCCCTTACACCAGCCGCCAAAGCTGCCGCTCTCACCGACATCTCGATCCCTTGGTAGACTGCGCAGTCTCCATCTTCGGTCTCCAGCTACCGGGTTGCCATAGAGACGGCAAATAATTCCAGGAGACTGCGCAGGACTAGAGTTGGGCGGAagtgttgggtgggggtggagacaaATTCTCTGCGGGGCGGAAGTCTTAAACCTGGGGAAGTCTAGGAAGTTTGCTTTCCGTTCAGACTCCGTTCCGCCTCAGCCCAGCTCTTAAGGTTCCGCTAGTCTATGGTTCTGCCTTCTACACTTAAGCATGATTCTGAGGCTTTCTAAGGTGGTTCTTTGTGTTGGAGACAAGCACAGGGCTGTAGTATCAGTGTACTTGTGTAGGGACAACAGTTAACTTACCCGCAGTTCATTCTAAAaaatggggtggggcagggagtcttttaaaagtttaaggtTTAAAATACATCAGACAACTAACAAGCAAAATGGTGAGACATGGGGATCAAAGAGtggcagcctttttttttttttttttggtgtgattACTTCTCCTTCAGTAAAAGACCCTCACATTGGCCATCCTCCTCCCAGACCACCCTAGAACTTGTCTTGGCATCTGAATAAGGGCCAGGATTGAGTGTCTCACCCCTGGGTTTCAGACTTTCCCTACTCATATAggcttatttctatttctatttttctagaagCTTGACCCAGGTGGACCATTTGTCATGAGGACCCACAAATCTATAGGCAAATGCTTCTTTCACTACAGGATGGGCCTCCTTAATGTCTCTCACTCAGACCATAGTCAAGaccataatctttttttttttttttttttaagattgtatttttaagtaatctccacacccaatgtggggctcgaactcaagcccaagatcaagagttgcatgctccaacaactgagccagccaggtaccacaGGATCATtatctttaatgttttcttttctatttgtgagataaatctttatatatttaagacaGTGATCCAAAATTGAGGGAGAACAAGTTTATTAGCATCATAGGGTTCCTTTTCCCCCACCCTCCAAGAATCCAGGTCTCAGGTTCTTGGTCAGTTGGAAGGTTCAACCTGGAGGCCACTGGAGCTGTCGGCCCCCAAGTACATGAATGTGCAGATGATACACGGACTGTGAGCCCAGCTTCCCATCATTGATCACTGAAATGGAGCTTGGGGTTAGGGGGTCAGGATCACGGGAAAGGTCAAAGAATAAAGATCATATTGAAGGGTAGGTGTGAGAATTCATAGGCAAGGGGCTCAATGGCCAAAAGTCACTCACCAAGTCGGTATCCATCTCCCAGCCCCTCAGCCTTTGCTGTCTTCTTAGCCACAAGGAGAAGATGTCCTAGAAgctagagggaaagggagggagatgggtggcTTCATTCACAGGGAGCAAAACCTCTAGCTGAGTCCAGGGTTCCCCCCAAAGCCAAACCTTGGCTCTATTCTTCCCACCTGCTGGTCTTCTTCTTCAGCCTGGCTAATCCGAGGAATGGGCTTCTTAGGAATGACCAGGAAGTGCACAGGAGCCTGAGGGGCCACATCACGGAATACGAGACACTGGAAGCAGTGAAAGGCCAGAGGCCACTTCGTTACTTCAACAGGCTGATGGTACCTATTAAATTCCCAAGGGGATGGGTCCTAAGGGCACCCCACCTGCTGGTCCTCATACAAAATGTCAGCTGGGAGGCTTCGATCCAGGATCCGGGAGAAGATAGTTGGGGCTGCTCCCTGAGGAGCTGCCTGCTGGGCCTTCGACACTTCATTTCCATCGGTCACACCTGCAGCTCCTCGGACCTGAAGGTGGGTCAGACATACCCAAGGGAGGGGGTTGACAATACCTCTCCCATATAGTCAGGAGCTGGCAGAGGCCGGGCTCTGATAATCATTAACTTCACCCTTCTAAGAACCTATTAGTGGCTCCCATCCTAAGGAAAATTTCCTCAATTTCAGAGTGTCAGCAGTAGAGAGTAGGGTCAGATAGTGCTGAGCCTGGTTAGATACAATACAGGATTCAGTACTGCAATTGATTCCTGTTCCTAAAGTGTCTAGTAAATTTAGCACTGTTCAGGAGAAAGGACACAGGATGAGAACTGGAAACTTAAGATTTGGTTCCTCTTTTATCACGGAATTACCTTAGATAAATCCCTCCTCTTGGCTTCAAATATAAAGTTTTCTGCATCATCTTTTAAGACCATTGGAGCTCTTTCCCTGTACTCAAGCCCTGTTACtaagtttccatttatttccattacTTGTTATCTAATCTCTAAGGTATTTTACCTGTTTTATTCAGGTTTTCACACAATTTCCCTCTTTGACACAAACATGTCTTGGTGTTACATCTGAGCTCTTTTGTGAATTTTAACTCCAGTTCCTTGAATcagtgaaaggaagagttaaGTGAATTCAGCAACGACAGCCGCAGGGGACTGAGGGGAGGGATGCCCGTTTCCGGGGGCTCAGAGAAGGCTCAAGTCAGTGCTGTCACACTATGGGAGAAAGAGTTGGGATGAACCTGACCCCTCTGATAAATGGGGAAGATGAGAGATTAACACTTGTGTTCAGAAGGCCAGGGGTCTGAGGAGGGCAGGAGACTGGCTCCGAGAAGACAAACCTCACTTCCTGCAGGGGGCACTCAGGAGGCTGCCCGGAACAGGCGTTCGGTTTTAGGAGGCAGCAGCCAACGCACCGACCCTGTCGCAACCTGGGCGCCCGAGCCACCGCCGAGAGGCTGCTGCCGACTACCAGCCCGACCTCGCCAAGCGGCCTGGGAGCTTGCGCCTCCAGGAGAGGCAGCATTCCCTGCCAGACGCTCGGGCTCCGTCCCCGCGAGGCCAATGGGCTGCACGCGCCTGGGGGAGAACGCCGCCCCGGAGGGCAGCAGAGCCCGCGGGACGCCCTCCGCGCCCCCGCGGCCGCTCCTCACCTGCGCCCCCCGCGGCCCCACCAGCGCTATAGCCCCACGCGCCACGCGCAGCCCGGCGGCCACCACCAGGGCCGCCGCCATCTTGCCCTCAGCCGCCGAATCTCTCCTCCGGCCAGCAAGCAGGCCCCGCCGTCGCCCGAGGTGGGGGCCGCCACGGAGTCGGCAAACGACGGCCATTGGCTCCGCTGGAGGCCGCGAGCGAGCCCTGCTATCCCATTGGCCGCGCTCCTGGGCTTCTCTTGAGGTCCTTTGGACCAGAGGGTGGTGTCATTCACTCCACTGGCTCCGCCGCCACGGTGGAGGCGGAATCTTTTCATCCCATTGGCTGCTTCTGCCAGCTCGTGGGCTAGTTTTCCACTTCATTGGCTTCGACTTCTGGTCAGAGTGAAAGTTCCTTGCCATTGGGCTCCCTAAGTGTTTCCCCAAGAGACTTTCTCACTCCATTGGAAGGATTAAGAGACGTGGGATTTAACTCCGTTTGGCTCTGCTGCACAACATTGGTGCGGCGCCGAGCCTCTGACATCGTAGACCCTCTCCCCGCATTGGTCAGAAGGAGGGCGGGTTCTGAGGGCACTCGGCGCTGGCTGGCTCCGGGAATCGCCGCAACCCCTGGAGGCCAAGGTTTTAGGAGTCCCGGAAGAAGGGGGCGGGAATGCCTGCCATGTGAGGCTGAAGGTGAACTGAGACCggtccttttatctttttttttttttcttgtaatttattgtcaagttcgCTAGCATACACTGTATatacacagtgtgctcttggcttcgggagtggattcccatgattcattgcttacatacaatacccagtgctcatcccaagtgccctcctcaatgccagtGATGGCCATTCCCActtccacccccaacccccatcaaccctcagttctctgtatttaactgGAGGGATAAGATAGCCAGCGTTTTCCCCACGAGGGCATTTCAGACCCTTGAgcatttcaaagatttttaactTACTCATCTAAGGGCAGTCCCTAGTTTATGTTCTTGTGTGCATACTCCAACATTGAAGATTCTGCAGTTCgttttcaggacttttttttttttttttttttttttgctttcttcttcctcttcttcttctcctcctcctcttcttcctcctcctccccctcccctcacctctccctcctcgtcccctccccctccctcctcctcctcctcctcctcttctttttaacGGGAGGCGGTGATAGTGACCTGTCTTTGCACACGACTAACAAGCAAAGGAGTAGGTATCCAATGTTCTTTTCTAATCAGAAATGGTGTATGAAACAGCCTCGTACCTGATATTTTCAGTTAGTCGGGTTTGAGGGACAACGGGAGTGTGTCATTGCTGGGTGAgaagtatatttcattttgttggaatatatatttttgaccTAAGGAACAGGGGTCACAAAATGCTAATATACTTACCCAACCAAGGTTTAGCCTGACAGTTAACACTTAGGAGAAAAGCCACCACTGTATCTTtaggtggtttttgttgttgttgttgttgttttagcacATCAGTGATTGTGGAATGAGTAACATTTGGTGTTTCATTTCCGTTCATTATATAAAGTACATATGTATTGGATGTATATTCCTATTCTGCCCCTTACAATCAATTTTCCATATTATTACATAGTCTATGTAAATATACTTTGTAATGTCTGCATATTACTTCCTTGAATGAGTTTATTACAGTAACCATTCCTTTACTGTTGACTATTGAATTCGTTTCGGTGAATGGTCATTATGGCACTAATTGCATATCACCAGTCAAGAAGAACTCTACTTCTGGAGATAGGAATAATCTTTTGTATAGCCATATTATTGTTAGAAAGGCCTTTTTCCTCCAATGGGCAGACATTTGACCCTGTAATTTCCCCTAGGAGTTCTAGCAGTCCAGATTGCATTCCTTCCTTTGGAAGGACCGATAGCTTCCCCAAATGTGGGGAAATGTAGACTGactggccttttctctgtgccctAGAGGCTGTATGCAGTTCTCGTGGTGCCTCCGAGACAGCAGCAACCCCTAGAGCTGCTCTGGAGAAGTTCAAGAGATAAAAAGAGCTGGGAtctaggaagaggaaggaaaccagCCAGGCAGGGTAGGTGACTACAAAGCACTTTGAAACTGGTTATTTCTTTAGGTTCTCAGGGAGAGCAAGTAGCACAGAGATTATTCCTCTTTTATAGAtccagaaactga
Above is a window of Panthera tigris isolate Pti1 chromosome D4, P.tigris_Pti1_mat1.1, whole genome shotgun sequence DNA encoding:
- the HINT2 gene encoding histidine triad nucleotide-binding protein 2, mitochondrial isoform X2, which produces MAVVCRLRGGPHLGRRRGLLAGRRRDSAAEGKMAAALVVAAGLRVARGAIALVGPRGAQVRGAAGVTDGNEVSKAQQAAPQGAAPTIFSRILDRSLPADILYEDQQCLVFRDVAPQAPVHFLVIPKKPIPRISQAEEEDQQLLGHLLLVAKKTAKAEGLGDGYRLVINDGKLGSQSVYHLHIHVLGGRQLQWPPG
- the HINT2 gene encoding histidine triad nucleotide-binding protein 2, mitochondrial isoform X1, whose translation is MAVVCRLRGGPHLGRRRGLLAGRRRDSAAEGKMAAALVVAAGLRVARGAIALVGPRGAQVRGAAGVTDGNEVSKAQQAAPQGAAPTIFSRILDRSLPADILYEDQQCLVFRDVAPQAPVHFLVIPKKPIPRISQAEEEDQQLLGHLLLVAKKTAKAEGLGDGYRLDPLTPSSISVINDGKLGSQSVYHLHIHVLGGRQLQWPPG
- the HINT2 gene encoding histidine triad nucleotide-binding protein 2, mitochondrial isoform X3 — protein: MAVVCRLRGGPHLGRRRGLLAGRRRDSAAEGKMAAALVVAAGLRVARGAIALVGPRGAQVRGAAGVTDGNEVSKAQQAAPQGAAPTIFSRILDRSLPADILYEDQQCLVFRDVAPQAPVHFLVIPKKPIPRISQAEEEDQQLLGHLLLVAKKTAKAEGLGDGYRLAPFQ